The following nucleotide sequence is from Fusobacterium sp. SYSU M8D902.
ATAAATAGTAAAAAACCTGTCTTGTCATATTTAAAACTAGAGTGTTTTATCATACTAATAGAGGAAATATTTTCCTTTTTGATTAATCCAGTTATTATATTTTTCCCTTTTTCTTTAACCCTCTTCTCTGCAAATTCTACTAATTCACTTCCTATTCCTTTATTTCTAGCTTCTTCAATTACTCCTATCAAGTCAATCCAAGCTCCATCATAGTGTAAGTTTGCAACATATAAAATTCCTAAGTATGCTACTGGTAAATCATTTTCATATTTTACAAATAATTCATATTGAGGATTATTTTTTATTCTATCACAAAGAACCTCAATCCCACAATCAATGTCCTTAAAAGACTTACTATCAATAAACATCACATCTTCCATCATCTCTTTAGAATTATCAAACAACTTAATCATCTCTTCACCTACCTACATGAATTTTATTATTTTTCTTCTCCTTAAATTAAGAGTAACACAAAAAATCTTAAAAATCAATCAAACTTACAATGTAAAAATAGCTCTCTATGAGTATATCCCATAGAAAGCTATTTCCAATTATATATTATCTACTATTTTAAGCTCTTTATATTAGTCTAATTGAGCTAGAATATCATCAGCTATATCAAAGTTTGCATAAACCTCTTGAACGTCATCAAGATCGTCTAAAGCTTCGTAAAGAGCCATTACTTTTTTAGCTGTATCTAAATCAGTAATCTCTACTTTATTTTCTGGATTCATAGCTATTTCAGCCTCTTCATAAGTATATCCAGCTTCTTTTATCTTCTCTAAAACAGATTGGAACTCTGTATAGTCAGTTAAAACTTCAAACTCTCCATCCTCTTCAGTTACATCTTCAGCTCCAGCTTCTAATGCTGCCATCATAAATTCATCAGCATCTATTCCTTCAGATTTTACTGTAATTACTCCTTGCTTTTTGAACATCCAAGCAACTGCTCCATCAGTTCCTAAGTTTCCACCTTTTCTAGTGAAAGTCATTCTTACTTCAGAAGCTGATCTATTTTTATTATCAGTTACAACATCAACTATAAAAGCAGTTCCAACGGGTCCATATCCTTCATATCTCATCTCTATGAAGTCTACTCCTTCTAACTCTCCTGTTCCCTTTTTTATAGCTCTTTCTAATATATCTTTAGGCATATTTCCAGCTTTTGCCTTCTCTATTGCAAGTCTTAATCTTGGGTTAAAGTTAGGGTCTCCACCAGCCTCTTTAGCTGCTATTGTTAACTCTTTTCCAAATTTAGTGAATAATTTAGCTCTCTTTTTATCTTGAGCTCCCTTTCTGTGTTGAATATTTGCCCATTTACTATGTCCTGCCACAATAAACCTCCTAATTTTTTCTTAGTTTCTATAAGATTCTATCATATTAACCAAGTTTTTTCAATACCTCTTAATTTTTAATACTCTATTTTTTTTGACTATAATATCAATTTTTTTATCATGTTCCTCTGTTGGAATTCTATCATACAGTTGAAAATCAAATATTGGAGCCACTCTAATAACCTCAGGGTATTTCAGAAATAATCTATCATAATACCCCTTACCATATCCTATTCTATTCCCCTCCTTATCAAAAACAAGTCCAGGAACAATTATTAAATCCAAATCCTCTAAATACTCTTCTCCCAACGGTTCTCTTATTCCATATTTTCCAATTGTAAACCCTTTTCCATACTCAACTACTGATAATATCCCATTTTTTTCTACTCTTGGTAAAAATAGTCTTTTATTATCACGAATAATCTCCCTATTTAAAATTTCTATCTCTATTTCACTTCCAAAATTCATAAATGAAAGAATTTTTTTTGAATCCTTATAAACCTGTAGCTCTTTTACCTTTTTACAGATCTCTCTACTTTCATGCTCTCTCAATTCCTTGTCTAAAAGATCTCGCCTAAGTTTTACCTCACTCCTAAAAAAATCCTTATCCATCTATTTTCCCTAACTCTTGTTTCAACTGTTTTAAATCATTCCAAAACTCCAAAGCTGCTTTAGATTTTTTTCCTGCTTCATTTCTTGATCTTTTAACAAAGTTCACATCATAAGTTATAAATACTTTTATTCCACCTGTCCAAGGATAGATCTTTCCTCTCTCTTCTCCCAATTTTATATCTCTTTCCAATAACAGCTCTGCTACTTCTGAACCAAGACTAACTATTATCTTCGGCTTGATTAAAGCTATCTGCATCAATAGTAACTCTTTTAATTGCTCTCTCTCCTCTGGCATAAACTCTAAGAACTTACAATCTTTTTTTGCAAGTGTAGTTATGTAATAATCTTCTGGAGTAATCCCTTCTATATCACAAAGTTTTATTAAAAACTCTCCACTTGAACTTGGAGCTACTTTTAAATCTTCATTTTGATATAGATCTGGATCATCACCTATAAAAAGTAGATTAGCTTCTCTATTTCCACTTCCAATCAGAGTCTTTCTCTCGCTATTATCTCCATATGTTTTCCCCAATGAACCTATTTCAAATTTTAACTCTTCCCAAAAGTTATCAATCTCTTCCACGCCTTACCTCCTAAAATTCAAATAGCTCAGTGGCTAAATCCTGTTTTGCTAACTCATAAGATAACTCTGCTTTTCTCATATTCATCTCTTCTTCTAAGGTTTTCTGTACAAGTAATGGATTGTTACTATCCTTACTTATATGTGCAAGATATACCTTCTTCAATTTCTCATCATACATCTCTTTTATGAATTTTGCTGCATCATTATTTGAAAGATGTCCATTTCTACTCTTCACTCTTGCTTTTAAATCCCAAGGATAACAGCAATTCATCAACATATTATAGTCATAGTTACTCTCTATTACCATAATATTTGCATCTTTAAAATTCTCTCTAACTATATTATTTACATAACCAATATCCGTTGAAATTGCAGCAATCTTACCATTTTGTGATTCTATTCTATAACCTACTGTCCTTTGTGCATCATGCATAACATCAAATGGTTTTATTAAAATATCCTCACTTAAAACAAATTTATCTTTTATCAATCTTAAATTTTCTGTAGCTATCTTTCCTAATTTGTTCTCTCCAGCTCTATAACTCTCCTCAGTTATGTAGATAGGAACATTGTATTTCCTTGAAATTATCCCTGCTCCCTGTATATGATCTATGTGTTCATGAGTTATTAAAATTCCATTTATCTCTTTTATATCTCTATTTATTGAGTTTAATCTCTCCTCTATCTTTTTACAACTAAATCCAGCATCAATTAGAATCTTTGTCTTTCCACTCTCTATAAATGTTGAATTTCCTCCACTTCCACTTCCTAATATTGAAATTTTCATTTAATTTTCCCTTCTAATTTTACAATAATCTATATAATATTAATATATAATTTATACCATATATTTCAAATTTTTTGAATATTTTAATTGTATTCCAGAAGAAAAAAAGGAAGAAATCAAGAGTTTTACTCCTATTCCTTCCTTCTTCTTTATTATAATAATTTAGCAGCTATCTCAGCTATCTCAGATCTTTCACCTTTCTTCAAAGTGATATGTCCTACAATGCTTTCAAATTTCAATTTGTCTGCCATATAAGTAAGTCCATTAGTATTTGCATCTAGATATGGATTATCTATCTGCTGTGGGTCTCCAGTAAAAATGATCTTAGTATCCTGTCCAGCTCTTGTTACAATAGTCTTAATCTCCAATGGAGTCAAGTTTTGAGCCTCATCTATTATTATCAAACCTTTCGGAATACTTCTACCTCTTATATAAGTAAGGGGTTCTATCTTCATCATTCCCATTGATTCTAAGCCCTCTACTACCTTTTCTCCAGCCTTATCTTCTTTAGCTTCGCTTAAAAAATCTATATTGTCAAATATCGGTTGCATCCAAGGTTTTAATTTTTCCTTTTCACTACCTGGTAGATATCCCAAATCTTTTCCCATAGGGATAATCGGTCTAGCTATTAGTATCTTTCTATATCTTTTCTTCTCTACCACTAGTTCCAATCCAGCAGCTATAGCCATCAGAGTTTTTCCTGTTCCAGCTCCTCCTACCAATGTAACAACTTTCACACTGTCATCCATCAAGAGCTCCATAGCAAATCTCTGTTCATCATTTCTAGCTCTTAGCCCCCAAGCTTGTCCGTCACCCAATATAAATTTTTTTATCTTACCTTCTACATATCTTCCACATAAGATATTATCTTTATATTTTAATTTGAAGAAACAATTTGGTGTAGCTAATATATCCTCTCTATTTAGATCAACAAAGCTTATCTTACCATCTTTATCAAATTTATCATAAAGTTTTTTATCCACTTCTACTTCAAAATATCCATCATAGAGTTCGTTATATTCCACTCTATCTGTATTATAATCCTCTACTTCCAATCCCAATGAGTCAGCCTTAATTCTCATATTTATATCTTTACTAACTATTATAACTCTTCTATCTGGATTATCCTGCTTTATTCCTAAGGTTACAGAGATTATATTGTTATCCATAACATCTTTACTCAAATTCTCTGGTAACAACTCTCTATTATTTTTGATTTCCACTTTAAAAAATATATCTTCAGGTAGATTTACACCTTTTGAAAGACTTCCCTTAGATCTTATCTCGTCTAATACTCTAGAGGCCATTCTAGCTTGAATTGCTGTATTTTGATTTCTCTTTAACTTATCGATCTCTTCTACTACATAGATAGGTAAAATTACATCATTCCCTCTAAAGTTATAGATACATTTAGGATCATGAATAAGAATATTAGTATCTAATACAAAAATTTTTCTCATATAAATCAGCTCCTTTGAGTAATAATATCAAAGTGTCCCCTTTAATTATATGTTCGTAAAATTTCTGCTATTTCCTTTATTTTTTCAATACTCTTTTTATTACTTGTAAAGCTGCTGCTGTTCCGTCAGCTACAGCACAAGTTATCTGTCTTACTGCTCCACTCTTTATGTCTCCAGCTACATACATACCCTCTATATTAGTTTTTAATTCAGAGTCTGTTATTATATATCCCTCTTTATCCAATTTAGCAAACTCTCCATACATCTCTGTATTATTTTTTGTTCCTAAGTATAAGAAAGCAAAATCAGATTTATAAGTTTTTTCCTCTCCCTTTTCTGAAACTAATAACTCCTCTACATACTCTTTTCCTCTTATTTCAAGAAGTTTTACTCCTGTTATTATCTCTACCTTTTCAGAAGATTTCAATGCCTCATAACTCTCTTTACTACACTTGAACTCATCTTCAACTACCATAACTCTTATTTTCTTTGAGAATTTAGTTAAAAATAGTGCCTCTTCAGCTAATTCCTCTCCCTGTCCTACCAATGAAACTGTCATAAACTTTGTAAAAGCTCCATCACAAGTAGCACAGTAAGATACTCCCTTACCTAAAAACTCCTTCTCTCCTTTGATTTTTTTCCCAAAGTTTTTTCCTGTTCCTGTTGCAACAATTATATTTTTTCCTTTAAAATTTCCAGCATCTGTTTTTACTATCTTTACCTCTTCATATGGATCAAATCCTAAAAGTGTACCCTCTACAAACTCTGCTCCAAATTTCTCAGCATGTTGTCTCATTAGTAAGTTTAACTCTGTTCCTGTTATCCCCTCTGGAAATCCTGGATAGTTATCAACTTTATGAGCCATATATAGACTTCCTAAATTTTTTCTCTCAATTATTAAAGTTGAAAGTTTTGATCTCCCTGTATATAATCCAGCTGTTAAACCAGCAGGTCCTCCTCCTATTATTATCACATCATATATCTTTTCTACCATCTCTCTCCTCCTATATCATTCCTTGCATTGTTAAAAATACTTTTTCTTCTCCTATTGTTGTTGGTTCACTGTGTGCACTGTAAACCTTAGTATCTTCAGGTAATTCTGTACAAAGTCTCTTCAAACTTTTAAAAAGCATATCCCCATCACTTGTTGGTAAATCATATCTTCCAAAACTTCTTCTAAACATTGTATCTCCTGAGATCAATATTTTATTCTCTTCATTATAGAAACATTTTGATCCTATTGTATGACCTGGAGTATCAATAACTCTAAACTCTCCTATCATATCCCCATCTTTCATAGTTGTATAATCTCCATTGTATTCAAAGTTTGTTCCATTTATATACTTCATCAAACTCAATTCATTATCAACTAAAAATCTCTCTTCCTCTTTTCCAATATATACCTCTACATCTGGATAGATCTCCTTTATTCTATTCAATCCAGCTATATGATCCCCATGTCCATGAGTGAATATCATATACTTCAAAGTTAATCCATTACTTTTTATAAAAGATTCTACTCTACCTAAATTTTCTCCACCACAATCAAATAGATATGCTTCTTTATTATCATTCCATACCAAGTAACAGTTTGTCATTAAGCTTCCCAAGTAAAAAGTCTGTATCTTCATTCTATCCTCCAATTCTATTCCTTTCTTGTCTACATTAATATTATACTTTACCTTACAAATCTTGTCAAAATATTACTACTAAATTTTAAAATTTATGCTATAATTAATATAAAAGTTTAATAACTGTACTTAATTTTTATTATGTACTTTTCTCAAACTATAAAATTAATACAATAGGAGGAATTATTTTGAATATAGTTTTATTAAATCCAGAGATCCCATACAATACAGGAAATATTGGAAGAACATCAGTATTAACTAACACTAAGCTTCATCTTATTAAGCCTTTAGGATTCTCACTTGATGAGAAACAATTAAGAAGAGCAGGGTTAGATTATTGGCATCTAGTTGATCTAGTTATTTGGGAATCTTATGAGGAGTTTGTAGAAGCAAATGCTGGAGCTAGAATATTTTATGCTACTACTAAAACAACTCAAAGATATAGTGATATCGAATTTAAAGAGAATGACTTTATTATGTTTGGACCAGAATCTAGAGGTATACCAGAGGATATTTTAAATGCTAATAAAGAGAGTTGTATCACTATCCCTATGATTGATATGGGACGTTCTCTAAATCTATCAAACTCTGCTGCTATAATTCTTTATGAAGCACTTAGACAGACTGATTTTAATTTTAAAAAATAGGAGAATAGTATTATG
It contains:
- a CDS encoding tRNA (cytidine(34)-2'-O)-methyltransferase; the protein is MNIVLLNPEIPYNTGNIGRTSVLTNTKLHLIKPLGFSLDEKQLRRAGLDYWHLVDLVIWESYEEFVEANAGARIFYATTKTTQRYSDIEFKENDFIMFGPESRGIPEDILNANKESCITIPMIDMGRSLNLSNSAAIILYEALRQTDFNFKK
- a CDS encoding PhoH family protein; translated protein: MRKIFVLDTNILIHDPKCIYNFRGNDVILPIYVVEEIDKLKRNQNTAIQARMASRVLDEIRSKGSLSKGVNLPEDIFFKVEIKNNRELLPENLSKDVMDNNIISVTLGIKQDNPDRRVIIVSKDINMRIKADSLGLEVEDYNTDRVEYNELYDGYFEVEVDKKLYDKFDKDGKISFVDLNREDILATPNCFFKLKYKDNILCGRYVEGKIKKFILGDGQAWGLRARNDEQRFAMELLMDDSVKVVTLVGGAGTGKTLMAIAAGLELVVEKKRYRKILIARPIIPMGKDLGYLPGSEKEKLKPWMQPIFDNIDFLSEAKEDKAGEKVVEGLESMGMMKIEPLTYIRGRSIPKGLIIIDEAQNLTPLEIKTIVTRAGQDTKIIFTGDPQQIDNPYLDANTNGLTYMADKLKFESIVGHITLKKGERSEIAEIAAKLL
- a CDS encoding FAD-dependent oxidoreductase gives rise to the protein MVEKIYDVIIIGGGPAGLTAGLYTGRSKLSTLIIERKNLGSLYMAHKVDNYPGFPEGITGTELNLLMRQHAEKFGAEFVEGTLLGFDPYEEVKIVKTDAGNFKGKNIIVATGTGKNFGKKIKGEKEFLGKGVSYCATCDGAFTKFMTVSLVGQGEELAEEALFLTKFSKKIRVMVVEDEFKCSKESYEALKSSEKVEIITGVKLLEIRGKEYVEELLVSEKGEEKTYKSDFAFLYLGTKNNTEMYGEFAKLDKEGYIITDSELKTNIEGMYVAGDIKSGAVRQITCAVADGTAAALQVIKRVLKK
- a CDS encoding uracil-DNA glycosylase family protein; its protein translation is MEEIDNFWEELKFEIGSLGKTYGDNSERKTLIGSGNREANLLFIGDDPDLYQNEDLKVAPSSSGEFLIKLCDIEGITPEDYYITTLAKKDCKFLEFMPEEREQLKELLLMQIALIKPKIIVSLGSEVAELLLERDIKLGEERGKIYPWTGGIKVFITYDVNFVKRSRNEAGKKSKAALEFWNDLKQLKQELGKIDG
- a CDS encoding MBL fold metallo-hydrolase gives rise to the protein MKIQTFYLGSLMTNCYLVWNDNKEAYLFDCGGENLGRVESFIKSNGLTLKYMIFTHGHGDHIAGLNRIKEIYPDVEVYIGKEEERFLVDNELSLMKYINGTNFEYNGDYTTMKDGDMIGEFRVIDTPGHTIGSKCFYNEENKILISGDTMFRRSFGRYDLPTSDGDMLFKSLKRLCTELPEDTKVYSAHSEPTTIGEEKVFLTMQGMI
- a CDS encoding MBL fold metallo-hydrolase, with protein sequence MKISILGSGSGGNSTFIESGKTKILIDAGFSCKKIEERLNSINRDIKEINGILITHEHIDHIQGAGIISRKYNVPIYITEESYRAGENKLGKIATENLRLIKDKFVLSEDILIKPFDVMHDAQRTVGYRIESQNGKIAAISTDIGYVNNIVRENFKDANIMVIESNYDYNMLMNCCYPWDLKARVKSRNGHLSNNDAAKFIKEMYDEKLKKVYLAHISKDSNNPLLVQKTLEEEMNMRKAELSYELAKQDLATELFEF
- a CDS encoding 5-formyltetrahydrofolate cyclo-ligase, translated to MDKDFFRSEVKLRRDLLDKELREHESREICKKVKELQVYKDSKKILSFMNFGSEIEIEILNREIIRDNKRLFLPRVEKNGILSVVEYGKGFTIGKYGIREPLGEEYLEDLDLIIVPGLVFDKEGNRIGYGKGYYDRLFLKYPEVIRVAPIFDFQLYDRIPTEEHDKKIDIIVKKNRVLKIKRY
- a CDS encoding GNAT family N-acetyltransferase — its product is MIKLFDNSKEMMEDVMFIDSKSFKDIDCGIEVLCDRIKNNPQYELFVKYENDLPVAYLGILYVANLHYDGAWIDLIGVIEEARNKGIGSELVEFAEKRVKEKGKNIITGLIKKENISSISMIKHSSFKYDKTGFLLFIKDL
- a CDS encoding YebC/PmpR family DNA-binding transcriptional regulator, with translation MAGHSKWANIQHRKGAQDKKRAKLFTKFGKELTIAAKEAGGDPNFNPRLRLAIEKAKAGNMPKDILERAIKKGTGELEGVDFIEMRYEGYGPVGTAFIVDVVTDNKNRSASEVRMTFTRKGGNLGTDGAVAWMFKKQGVITVKSEGIDADEFMMAALEAGAEDVTEEDGEFEVLTDYTEFQSVLEKIKEAGYTYEEAEIAMNPENKVEITDLDTAKKVMALYEALDDLDDVQEVYANFDIADDILAQLD